A genomic stretch from Ureibacillus composti includes:
- a CDS encoding tripartite tricarboxylate transporter permease, protein MFSNIITGFGAVLSLETLAFAFIGVLIGTLTGILPGIGPITAIALLIPLSYGLEPVNGLIMLIGIYYGSMYGGSTTAILIKTPGEVASIVTTLDGYEMAKQGKAGRALSAAAIGSFIAGTFATLGLMLLAPVLAKAAYFFGSAEYFLLIVLAMTMVSSLTTGSALKAYISTLFGLSIAMVGIDLQTSVPRFTFGIPNLLDGIDFVLIAIALFAIPEAIETMARKGNSPKMDLQNFKGSQWMTREDWRRSIGPFGRGSVLGFIIGVLPGIGPSLASFLSYGMEKKLSKHPEEFGKGAIEGVAGPEAANNAGVGGALVPLFTLGIPGSATTALLMFIFMMYGLQPGPGMFDSNPTLLWAIIASMYIGNVLLLILNLPLVGLFASLLKLPAIPLFVGVIAFSVLGVYGINFNQFDLILLFGFGLIGYGMTRFGFPLAPAVMALVMGPLLEQNFRRSMEITNGDLLTFVQRPISLVLTIIILLMIIFPIISKLMQKKKNSKKSDHTPTESNI, encoded by the coding sequence ATGTTTTCTAATATCATAACAGGGTTTGGTGCTGTATTATCTCTCGAAACGCTAGCTTTTGCGTTTATTGGGGTTTTGATTGGAACATTAACAGGAATTTTACCGGGTATTGGTCCTATAACGGCCATCGCTCTCTTAATTCCATTATCTTATGGTTTGGAACCCGTAAACGGTCTAATTATGCTAATTGGAATCTATTATGGTTCGATGTATGGTGGGTCGACTACAGCCATTCTTATAAAAACACCAGGAGAAGTAGCCTCTATTGTTACGACGCTAGATGGATATGAAATGGCAAAACAAGGGAAAGCAGGTAGGGCTTTATCTGCTGCAGCCATCGGTTCCTTTATAGCTGGAACATTCGCAACTTTAGGATTAATGCTTCTTGCACCTGTCTTAGCAAAAGCTGCCTATTTTTTTGGTTCTGCTGAATACTTTCTTCTCATTGTATTAGCCATGACAATGGTATCTAGTTTAACAACTGGTTCTGCTTTAAAAGCTTATATCTCAACCTTATTTGGTCTTTCGATTGCTATGGTGGGAATTGACTTGCAAACAAGTGTCCCTCGTTTTACCTTTGGCATTCCAAACCTATTAGATGGGATCGACTTCGTTTTAATTGCAATTGCTCTATTTGCAATTCCTGAAGCAATTGAAACGATGGCAAGAAAGGGTAATTCACCAAAAATGGATTTACAAAACTTTAAAGGATCTCAATGGATGACACGCGAAGATTGGAGAAGATCAATCGGTCCATTCGGTAGGGGTTCTGTATTAGGGTTTATTATTGGGGTTCTTCCAGGCATTGGTCCATCATTAGCATCTTTTCTATCCTATGGAATGGAGAAAAAACTATCAAAGCATCCAGAAGAGTTTGGTAAAGGAGCAATTGAAGGAGTAGCCGGTCCAGAAGCTGCCAACAATGCAGGAGTCGGTGGAGCATTAGTGCCCTTATTTACTCTTGGTATTCCAGGTTCAGCTACTACTGCGCTGTTAATGTTTATTTTTATGATGTACGGTTTACAACCTGGTCCGGGTATGTTTGATTCAAATCCAACTCTTTTATGGGCGATTATTGCTAGTATGTATATTGGGAACGTATTACTATTAATCTTAAATCTACCGTTAGTCGGTTTGTTTGCGTCCCTTTTAAAATTACCAGCCATTCCGCTTTTCGTAGGAGTAATTGCATTTTCAGTATTGGGTGTATACGGCATTAACTTCAATCAGTTTGATTTAATCTTGTTATTTGGATTTGGTTTAATTGGTTATGGAATGACTCGATTTGGTTTTCCGCTTGCACCAGCTGTAATGGCATTAGTAATGGGGCCGCTATTGGAACAAAATTTCCGTAGAAGTATGGAAATTACAAACGGAGATTTACTAACGTTTGTACAAAGACCAATTTCTCTTGTACTTACGATTATTATTTTACTAATGATAATTTTCCCTATCATTAGTAAGCTAATGCAGAAAAAGAAAAACAGTAAAAAGTCGGATCATACACCGACTGAATCTAATATATAA
- a CDS encoding tripartite tricarboxylate transporter substrate-binding protein: MKRLKMKWSSLFVVVLSLLLLLVGCSSNSSSNTSSNEEKTVTSGETKEGVYSDGKPVSIVAPASPGSGWDLTARALVEVFTKENLVDFPVPVVNEAGATGAVSLSQLVTAQKGKVDKISVTSTPIMSNYLRGLADYSYEDVTMIARLMTEYYTVVVPKDSEYQTLTDLLEAIKADPQSVAIGASGDDQLPFALLLDAIGGDGSAIKFISYEGGGEITNAILNGDIKAAMSGISEFSAQIEAGEFRALGVTSEERLGGVMADVPTAIEQGIDVTFGNWRGVMGPPDMPEEAVAYWADVIEKALQTETWKDLAEKNQWETTFMKGEEFQTYLDETNEAYKKGLETTNQLKK, from the coding sequence TTGAAAAGGCTAAAAATGAAGTGGTCATCTCTATTTGTTGTGGTTTTATCATTACTCTTATTATTAGTTGGCTGTAGTTCAAATTCAAGCTCAAACACTAGTTCAAATGAAGAAAAGACAGTAACGAGTGGAGAAACAAAAGAGGGCGTATATTCAGATGGAAAACCAGTATCCATTGTGGCACCAGCTTCTCCAGGTAGCGGTTGGGATTTAACTGCACGTGCTTTAGTAGAAGTGTTTACGAAAGAAAATCTAGTTGATTTTCCTGTACCTGTCGTGAATGAGGCTGGAGCAACAGGAGCAGTATCTTTATCACAACTTGTGACAGCTCAAAAAGGAAAAGTTGATAAAATTAGTGTCACTTCAACGCCAATTATGTCCAATTATCTTCGTGGACTTGCGGATTACTCTTATGAAGATGTAACGATGATTGCGCGACTTATGACGGAGTATTACACAGTTGTTGTACCAAAAGATTCAGAATATCAAACACTTACTGATCTATTAGAAGCGATTAAAGCAGATCCTCAATCAGTGGCAATTGGTGCTTCTGGTGATGATCAACTACCATTTGCACTGTTGTTAGACGCTATTGGTGGAGATGGGTCAGCAATTAAATTCATCTCTTACGAAGGTGGCGGTGAAATTACAAATGCTATCTTAAATGGGGACATTAAAGCTGCTATGTCTGGGATAAGTGAATTTTCAGCTCAAATCGAAGCTGGCGAGTTCCGTGCACTAGGTGTAACTAGTGAAGAGAGACTTGGCGGTGTAATGGCAGACGTTCCAACAGCAATTGAACAAGGTATTGATGTTACATTCGGTAACTGGCGTGGCGTAATGGGTCCACCAGATATGCCAGAAGAAGCTGTTGCATATTGGGCTGATGTAATTGAAAAGGCACTTCAAACAGAAACGTGGAAAGACCTGGCAGAGAAGAACCAATGGGAAACAACATTCATGAAGGGTGAAGAATTCCAGACTTACCTAGATGAAACAAATGAAGCTTACAAAAAAGGACTAGAAACAACAAACCAACTGAAAAAATAG
- a CDS encoding tripartite tricarboxylate transporter TctB family protein, translated as MNKNIISGIVVLAFALTYTIIAFRLPPPASGSVVIGPSVFPGTIGILLIVLAIILISSGLIEARQNKANVGKEEEVVKEEEGEPQDKKKVILLFLIFFGYMVLFVPLGYLISTVLFIFSLTMYLERKHWIRNTVYSFVFPIVVYFLFDRVLSVYLPLGPLG; from the coding sequence TTGAATAAGAATATTATTTCAGGAATAGTAGTTTTAGCCTTTGCTTTAACGTACACAATTATAGCATTTCGTTTACCACCACCTGCTTCTGGATCTGTGGTTATAGGACCCTCCGTTTTTCCAGGGACTATTGGGATACTATTAATTGTCCTAGCAATTATTCTTATTAGTTCAGGTTTAATAGAGGCGCGTCAGAATAAAGCCAATGTTGGTAAGGAAGAAGAAGTGGTAAAGGAGGAGGAAGGAGAACCGCAAGATAAAAAGAAGGTAATCCTTCTTTTCCTAATCTTCTTTGGATATATGGTTTTATTCGTCCCATTAGGATACTTAATATCGACCGTCTTATTTATCTTTAGTTTAACGATGTATCTTGAAAGAAAGCATTGGATTCGAAATACAGTTTATTCGTTTGTATTTCCAATTGTTGTTTACTTTTTATTTGATCGTGTCCTTTCAGTATATTTACCGTTAGGTCCATTAGGTTAG